One Sediminicola sp. YIK13 DNA segment encodes these proteins:
- the crtD gene encoding 1-hydroxycarotenoid 3,4-desaturase CrtD, producing MPNAIVIGAGIGGIATALRLKKMGYEVTVLEANSYPGGKLHTKVVNGYRFDLGPSLFTMPHLVDELFQLFEVDPQSFFQYSKKKVICNYFWEDGTTFSANGNSAVFIKEAAKTFGESEAQLKSYITGNAKKYDLTASLFLEKSLHKVNTYLSSDTIKAILQIRKLDVDSTLNTVNKKTFQSPKLVQLFNRFATYNGSSPYQTPGIMSMIPHLEMHYGTFFPKGGMVQISRSLYELAVRQGVVFKFNERVQHIKVEDKKAVGAVSDKRDYMADITVSNMDIFPTYKNLLHDQPHPIKVLEQERSSSALIFYWGISREFPELDLHNILFSENYKEEFSAIFNDRSIYNDPTIYINITSKEEQGDAPAGHENWFVMINVPGNYGQDWEQLKTEAREWIVSKINSILGVDLEGLITTEHILDPIGIERDTSSYRGALYGAASNSKFAAFLRHPNFSNSIKNLYFCGGSVHPGGGIPLCLLSAKIVGDLVPKF from the coding sequence ATGCCCAACGCCATAGTAATCGGTGCAGGAATTGGAGGTATAGCTACCGCCCTGCGTTTGAAAAAAATGGGCTATGAGGTTACCGTATTGGAAGCCAACAGCTATCCTGGCGGAAAATTGCATACCAAGGTTGTTAATGGCTACCGATTCGATCTAGGACCTTCTCTTTTTACCATGCCACACCTGGTGGATGAATTATTTCAACTCTTTGAAGTGGACCCGCAGTCCTTTTTTCAATATTCAAAAAAAAAGGTTATCTGTAATTATTTTTGGGAAGATGGCACTACTTTTTCAGCAAATGGGAACAGCGCTGTCTTTATCAAAGAAGCTGCCAAAACATTTGGGGAAAGTGAGGCCCAGCTGAAAAGTTATATCACGGGAAACGCAAAAAAGTATGACCTAACGGCTTCCCTCTTTTTAGAGAAATCCCTGCATAAAGTGAATACGTACCTCTCTAGCGATACTATCAAAGCCATATTGCAGATCAGGAAATTGGACGTGGACAGTACCTTGAACACCGTTAATAAAAAGACTTTTCAAAGTCCAAAATTGGTGCAATTATTCAATAGGTTCGCCACCTATAATGGATCGTCTCCCTATCAGACCCCTGGTATCATGTCTATGATCCCACATTTAGAAATGCACTATGGCACGTTCTTTCCCAAGGGAGGTATGGTCCAAATAAGCAGGAGTCTTTACGAATTGGCCGTTAGGCAAGGGGTTGTTTTTAAGTTTAACGAAAGAGTTCAGCACATTAAGGTGGAAGACAAAAAAGCTGTGGGAGCAGTATCGGATAAACGAGATTATATGGCCGATATCACCGTCTCCAATATGGACATATTCCCCACCTATAAAAATTTGCTCCATGATCAACCCCATCCCATCAAGGTCTTGGAACAAGAACGTTCCAGTTCGGCACTTATTTTCTACTGGGGAATCTCCCGGGAGTTTCCAGAACTGGATCTACATAACATACTTTTTAGCGAAAATTATAAGGAGGAATTTAGCGCTATCTTTAACGATAGGTCCATATACAATGATCCTACCATCTATATTAACATCACCAGTAAGGAAGAGCAAGGTGACGCTCCGGCCGGACATGAAAATTGGTTTGTCATGATCAATGTTCCAGGAAACTATGGGCAGGATTGGGAACAATTAAAAACCGAAGCCCGAGAATGGATTGTTTCAAAAATCAATAGCATCCTAGGTGTAGATCTTGAGGGGCTGATCACCACAGAACATATTTTGGACCCCATAGGAATAGAGCGGGACACTAGCTCCTACAGGGGCGCTTTGTACGGGGCTGCCAGCAATAGTAAATTTGCTGCTTTTCTACGGCATCCAAATTTTAGCAACTCCATAAAAAACCTATATTTCTGCGGAGGGTCCGTTCATCCCGGTGGCGGAATTCCCTTGTGTTTATTATCCGCAAAAATAGTAGGGGATTTGGTGCCAAAATTTTAA
- a CDS encoding sterol desaturase family protein, translated as MNILIGILIFLITFSIMEFMAWFTHKYIMHGFLWVLHKDHHRKNHNSWFERNDAFFIFYAVISMSCFYISGNTSFWYAMPIGFGIMAYGAAYFLVHDIFIHQRFKIFRNANNWYAKGVRRAHKMHHKHLGKGDGECFGMLFVPFKYFKK; from the coding sequence ATGAATATTTTAATTGGGATTCTCATCTTTTTAATCACCTTCTCCATCATGGAATTTATGGCGTGGTTTACCCATAAATACATCATGCACGGTTTCTTATGGGTCCTCCACAAAGACCATCACAGAAAGAATCACAATTCTTGGTTTGAAAGAAACGATGCATTTTTTATTTTTTATGCGGTCATCAGCATGAGCTGTTTTTATATTTCAGGGAATACCTCTTTTTGGTATGCAATGCCTATTGGTTTTGGCATTATGGCCTACGGAGCGGCTTATTTTTTGGTCCATGATATTTTTATACACCAACGCTTCAAAATTTTTAGAAACGCCAATAACTGGTACGCAAAAGGCGTACGAAGAGCACACAAAATGCACCATAAACATTTGGGAAAAGGAGACGGAGAATGTTTTGGAATGTTATTTGTACCCTTTAAATATTTTAAAAAATAG
- a CDS encoding phytoene/squalene synthase family protein, producing MKAIFDNVSFQCSKTVTESYSTSFALATKMLATSIRSDIYNIYGFVRFADEIVDTFHDYDKSELFNKFEQDLHHALTHKISLNPILNSFQHTFHSYKIPMHLVDSFMKSMRMDLTKSVYRTDEEYKEYIYGSADVVGLMCLMVFVKGDEKEYERLKVSAMALGSAFQKVNFLRDLKADFETLNRTYFPNTNLNELNEASKSRIVAEIKADFDLGYSGIVQLPNEAKFGVYTAYRYYSKLLQKLQNTPPLEIKNARISVPNYQKFQLLAKSYVNCKLKLV from the coding sequence ATGAAAGCCATATTTGATAACGTCTCCTTTCAATGCAGCAAAACTGTAACGGAATCCTATAGCACCTCTTTTGCCCTTGCCACAAAAATGCTGGCAACTTCCATCAGAAGTGACATTTACAATATCTATGGCTTCGTTAGATTTGCCGATGAAATTGTAGACACCTTTCATGATTATGACAAGTCCGAACTCTTCAACAAATTTGAACAGGATTTGCACCACGCCCTCACCCATAAAATAAGTTTAAATCCAATTTTAAACTCCTTTCAGCATACGTTTCATAGCTATAAGATACCAATGCACCTTGTCGATTCCTTTATGAAAAGCATGCGCATGGACCTCACCAAAAGTGTATATCGCACCGATGAGGAGTATAAAGAGTATATCTATGGTTCTGCGGATGTCGTTGGGCTTATGTGCCTCATGGTATTTGTGAAGGGCGATGAAAAAGAATATGAACGCTTAAAAGTATCTGCTATGGCTCTGGGAAGTGCATTTCAAAAAGTAAATTTCCTTCGTGACCTCAAAGCAGATTTTGAGACCTTAAACAGGACCTATTTTCCCAATACCAATTTAAATGAGCTAAACGAGGCCTCCAAATCAAGAATAGTGGCAGAAATCAAAGCTGACTTTGACTTGGGATATTCAGGGATTGTTCAGCTCCCCAATGAGGCTAAATTTGGAGTATATACGGCCTACAGATATTATTCAAAATTGCTGCAAAAACTTCAGAATACACCCCCATTGGAAATAAAAAATGCCCGAATAAGCGTTCCTAACTATCAAAAATTTCAACTATTGGCCAAATCTTATGTCAACTGTAAATTAAAACTAGTGTAA
- a CDS encoding phytoene desaturase family protein has product MSKKIIIIGSGFSALSASCYLAKEGHEVAIYEKNDTVGGRARQLVRDGFTFDIGPSWYWMPDIFDKFFKDFNKKTSDYYQLDKLSPAYKIFFSDDVITIGDQMDKICEEFERIEKGSSVRLRKFIKTAQENYDIAINKIVLRPGLSPFELVTKETVLRVDQFFKTISQQVRKDFKNPKLVSTLEFPVLFLGAKPSKTPSFYNFMNFADFGLGTWHPKGGMYEIIKAMRSLAEELGVKIHTNSPVEKIIVSNKKATGIRVNGKEMQADVILSGADYHHSETLLDKEHRQYSENYWESKTFAPSSLLFYVGFDKKLKNIEHHNLFFDTNFEKHAEEIYDTPKWPSDPLFYVNFPSVTDTSMAPEGCETGFFLVPIAPGLEDTPELRAQYFELIIKRFEKRTGEKVEKNIIFQESFCVNDFKEAYNSYKGNAYGMANTLLQTAFLRPKLKSKKVENLFFTGQLTVPGPGVPPALISGKLVSELIAMNN; this is encoded by the coding sequence ATGAGTAAAAAAATAATTATAATAGGTTCGGGTTTTTCCGCCCTATCAGCTTCTTGCTATTTGGCCAAAGAGGGTCATGAGGTTGCCATATATGAAAAAAACGATACCGTAGGCGGAAGGGCCAGGCAACTTGTAAGAGATGGCTTTACTTTTGATATTGGACCAAGTTGGTATTGGATGCCCGATATCTTTGATAAATTCTTCAAGGACTTCAACAAAAAAACTTCCGATTATTACCAATTGGACAAACTAAGTCCGGCTTATAAAATCTTTTTCTCTGATGATGTGATCACTATCGGTGACCAGATGGACAAAATTTGTGAGGAGTTTGAGCGAATTGAGAAGGGTAGCTCTGTCCGATTGCGAAAATTTATAAAAACAGCCCAAGAGAATTATGATATAGCTATCAATAAAATAGTTTTACGCCCTGGGCTTTCTCCATTTGAGTTGGTGACCAAAGAAACTGTCTTGCGAGTTGATCAATTCTTTAAGACGATAAGTCAGCAAGTACGTAAAGATTTTAAAAATCCCAAATTAGTATCAACCTTGGAATTTCCAGTGTTGTTCTTAGGGGCCAAACCTAGTAAAACCCCTTCCTTTTATAATTTCATGAACTTTGCCGATTTTGGTCTGGGTACATGGCACCCCAAAGGGGGAATGTACGAAATTATAAAAGCCATGAGGAGCCTCGCAGAAGAATTGGGAGTGAAGATACATACCAATAGCCCAGTGGAAAAAATTATAGTTTCCAACAAAAAAGCCACAGGAATTCGGGTGAATGGAAAAGAAATGCAGGCCGATGTTATTCTTAGTGGTGCCGATTATCACCACTCGGAAACCTTATTGGATAAGGAACACAGACAATATTCTGAGAATTATTGGGAAAGCAAGACCTTTGCCCCTTCTTCTTTGTTGTTCTATGTGGGCTTTGATAAGAAACTGAAAAATATAGAGCATCATAATCTCTTTTTTGATACAAATTTTGAAAAACATGCGGAGGAAATTTATGACACTCCAAAATGGCCTAGCGATCCTTTGTTCTATGTCAATTTTCCTTCGGTAACAGATACCAGCATGGCCCCAGAAGGATGTGAAACCGGATTTTTCTTGGTGCCCATTGCTCCTGGCTTGGAAGATACTCCTGAGCTAAGGGCTCAATATTTTGAGCTGATTATAAAACGATTTGAAAAAAGGACTGGTGAAAAAGTGGAAAAAAATATTATATTTCAGGAATCGTTTTGTGTAAATGATTTTAAGGAGGCCTACAACTCTTATAAAGGCAATGCTTACGGCATGGCCAATACGTTGTTGCAGACTGCCTTTCTAAGACCCAAATTAAAAAGTAAAAAAGTGGAAAATCTTTTTTTTACGGGTCAATTGACTGTTCCCGGACCAGGTGTACCACCAGCATTGATTTCGGGAAAACTTGTATCTGAACTAATTGCTATGAATAACTAA
- a CDS encoding MerR family transcriptional regulator, which produces MNNVKKIFSIRDLENLSGIKAHTIRIWEKRYNLLSPERTSTNIRNYSLASLQKLLNITLLYNNGYKISKIAKVPEEEIPLLVKEIVARNSFKNHSINAFKLAMVNFDQTMFFNTYNRLLADKSFRDIFYDVFIPLLNELGLLWQTDTISPSHEHFITNLIKQKIIINTDKLHSNEPTRKDKTFVLFLPENEIHELGLLFLNYEINLRGYKSIYLGQTVPTECLTDLTKYYESLHFISYFTVEPSKEKINKYLEEFTTNVNQDGKSKLWILGYQIQNLDKSILPPSMRAFKSIEQLVQEL; this is translated from the coding sequence ATGAACAACGTAAAGAAAATATTTAGCATACGGGACCTGGAGAACCTTTCAGGTATAAAGGCTCATACAATTAGAATTTGGGAGAAAAGGTACAATCTATTATCTCCAGAAAGAACCTCAACAAACATTCGAAATTACAGTCTTGCCAGCCTTCAAAAACTGCTGAACATTACACTCCTTTACAACAACGGATATAAAATTTCAAAAATAGCCAAAGTTCCCGAGGAGGAAATTCCCTTATTGGTAAAAGAAATCGTGGCGAGGAACAGTTTTAAAAATCATTCCATCAACGCCTTTAAATTGGCCATGGTAAATTTTGACCAGACCATGTTTTTCAATACCTACAACAGGTTATTGGCAGATAAATCATTTAGGGACATCTTCTACGATGTGTTTATTCCCCTACTCAATGAATTGGGACTTTTATGGCAAACGGATACGATCAGTCCCTCCCATGAGCATTTTATCACCAATTTGATCAAACAAAAGATCATCATCAATACCGATAAATTACATAGCAATGAGCCTACCCGGAAGGATAAGACTTTTGTACTGTTTTTACCGGAAAATGAAATTCATGAATTAGGACTGCTATTTCTCAATTATGAGATTAACCTTAGGGGCTATAAGTCTATTTATTTAGGCCAAACGGTGCCAACAGAATGTCTAACAGATTTGACCAAATACTACGAGAGTTTACATTTCATATCCTATTTTACTGTTGAACCCTCAAAAGAAAAAATTAATAAGTATCTTGAAGAGTTCACTACAAATGTAAACCAAGATGGGAAGTCGAAATTATGGATCCTTGGCTATCAAATTCAGAATCTGGACAAATCCATTTTACCTCCCTCCATGCGTGCCTTTAAATCCATAGAGCAATTGGTTCAAGAATTATAA
- a CDS encoding Gfo/Idh/MocA family protein, with the protein MSKSSKHTRKDFIKTLGTSALAVAGVPAILTANTKKPISYLTRERYAANSNIQIALIGAGGMGSQDTYTALKHDGIKLVAVCDLYDGYLKKAKENWGSDLFTTKDYREILNREDIDAVIIGTPDHWHKQISIDAMRAGKHVYCEKPMVHSLDEGHEVIQTQKETGMVFMVGSQGLSSLGNEKAKALLEEGAIGDINFAEGFWARRSPIGAWQYNIPNDASMQTIDWDTFIKNTNKIPFDATRFFRWRNYKDYGTGMSGDLFVHLFSSLHFITNSYGPNQIYASGGLRYWKDGREVPDVLLGVFDYPDSPQHPAFNLSLRCNFVDGTSGTTYLKIVGSEGSMDVEWDKITLKRNNEQFDDPFLEAKSKEQGQKTGRKKIVPQEEIVYRAEEGYLGAHYDHFANWFNAIRGGSPVTEDAIFGYRAAAPALACNDSYFEDRAIKWDPVKMRKI; encoded by the coding sequence ATGTCTAAAAGCTCTAAGCACACCCGTAAAGATTTTATAAAAACCCTTGGAACAAGTGCCTTGGCAGTTGCTGGAGTGCCTGCTATATTAACTGCAAACACTAAAAAACCAATCTCGTATTTGACCAGAGAGCGGTACGCGGCCAATTCCAATATACAAATAGCTTTAATTGGGGCTGGTGGAATGGGAAGTCAAGATACGTACACAGCACTTAAACACGATGGAATAAAATTGGTCGCCGTTTGTGATCTCTACGATGGTTATTTGAAAAAGGCAAAAGAAAACTGGGGATCAGATTTGTTTACCACCAAAGACTACAGGGAGATTCTGAACCGTGAGGATATAGATGCTGTAATTATTGGTACGCCAGATCATTGGCATAAACAAATATCAATTGATGCCATGAGGGCTGGGAAACACGTTTACTGTGAAAAGCCCATGGTCCATTCCTTGGATGAGGGGCATGAAGTAATCCAAACCCAAAAAGAAACAGGCATGGTCTTTATGGTTGGCAGCCAAGGGCTATCGTCCTTGGGCAATGAGAAAGCTAAAGCACTTCTTGAAGAGGGCGCCATAGGTGACATTAATTTTGCAGAGGGTTTCTGGGCAAGACGGAGCCCAATAGGTGCCTGGCAATATAATATTCCCAACGATGCCTCTATGCAAACGATAGATTGGGATACTTTTATTAAAAACACCAATAAAATACCTTTTGATGCTACTCGGTTTTTTAGATGGAGGAATTATAAGGACTATGGTACGGGAATGTCTGGAGATCTATTTGTACACCTTTTTTCCAGTTTGCATTTTATAACTAATTCCTATGGCCCAAACCAAATCTATGCTTCGGGAGGGCTGCGCTATTGGAAGGATGGGAGGGAAGTACCAGATGTACTTCTCGGAGTGTTTGATTATCCAGATAGTCCACAACATCCAGCTTTTAACCTGTCCTTGCGATGTAATTTTGTTGATGGCACTTCGGGTACTACCTATTTAAAAATAGTGGGCAGTGAGGGCTCTATGGATGTGGAATGGGACAAGATTACCTTGAAACGAAATAACGAACAATTTGATGACCCTTTTTTGGAGGCTAAATCGAAGGAACAGGGACAAAAAACAGGAAGAAAAAAAATAGTGCCTCAAGAAGAAATTGTCTACCGGGCAGAAGAAGGGTATCTAGGTGCCCATTATGATCATTTTGCCAATTGGTTCAATGCCATAAGAGGAGGTAGCCCAGTAACAGAGGATGCCATATTTGGGTATCGGGCAGCAGCTCCAGCGCTGGCATGCAACGACAGTTATTTTGAGGATAGGGCGATAAAATGGGATCCAGTGAAAATGAGAAAAATATAA
- a CDS encoding 3-keto-disaccharide hydrolase — translation MKREVQPVQEDTEIKASDWVSLMDSTKWRGYNMDHLPNNWVIADDVIECLGKAGDMGGDIITNEQFENFELQLEWKISKGGNSGVFYNVVEDTIYHSPYQTGPEYQLLDDVGFPEPIEDWQKTGADYAMFVANDKKILKPVGEWNATIIKVNNGKVEHWLNGEKIVAFDRASKEWKEKRNSGKWSDYPDYGMSNMGHLALQDHGAGVWFKNVKVKRL, via the coding sequence ATGAAACGAGAGGTGCAACCTGTTCAAGAGGATACTGAAATAAAAGCAAGTGATTGGGTGTCCCTAATGGATTCTACGAAGTGGCGGGGCTACAATATGGATCATTTGCCAAACAATTGGGTGATAGCCGATGATGTTATTGAATGTCTAGGGAAAGCAGGTGATATGGGCGGTGATATAATAACCAATGAACAATTTGAAAATTTTGAATTACAATTGGAATGGAAGATCAGCAAAGGGGGCAATAGTGGTGTTTTCTACAATGTAGTTGAGGACACCATTTACCATTCTCCTTATCAAACCGGACCGGAATACCAACTCTTGGACGATGTTGGCTTTCCAGAACCCATTGAGGACTGGCAAAAAACAGGGGCAGATTACGCCATGTTTGTCGCAAATGACAAGAAAATCCTCAAACCCGTTGGAGAGTGGAATGCCACTATTATCAAAGTGAATAACGGAAAAGTGGAACATTGGTTAAATGGGGAAAAGATTGTAGCATTTGATAGGGCCTCTAAGGAATGGAAGGAAAAACGCAATAGCGGAAAATGGAGCGACTATCCGGATTATGGTATGAGCAACATGGGCCATTTAGCTTTACAGGATCATGGGGCGGGGGTATGGTTCAAAAATGTAAAAGTCAAACGCTTGTAA
- a CDS encoding NAD(P)/FAD-dependent oxidoreductase, protein MGKNIIIVGGGIIGLSSAYYLLKEGHHITVIEKSDLTKGASFVNAGYITPSHIIPLASPGMMAKGIKMMFNSSSPFYIKPRLDLDFLKWTLNFNASSTKKNVEKAIPLIKDINLLSRDLYTEIYNSGDLGEFHLEKKGLLMLYKTAKEGKHEAEVAKRAEDEGLEVKTLTLKELTTLQPNLSREILGAIHYECDAHTTPTELMPKLVDYLKRMGVVFKTKEEVLDFSFHNRKISSVTTNKETYMADEFVLASGSWSEGIAKKLKLKLRVQPGKGYRINVHRKTGILLPAILMEAKVAVTPMQGFTRFAGTMEFSGINHDIKAERVHAIANAATSYYDGLEITETERSEALCGLRPVSPDGLPYIGRSSGYDNLTIATGHAMMGWSLGPATGKLVAEIISDQKLSMDIEGFHPDRRF, encoded by the coding sequence ATGGGAAAGAACATCATTATCGTTGGTGGAGGAATTATTGGTCTTAGCAGTGCCTATTACCTATTAAAGGAAGGTCATCATATTACCGTTATAGAAAAGTCTGACCTTACCAAAGGAGCCTCTTTTGTAAATGCAGGGTATATTACCCCAAGTCATATTATTCCGTTGGCCTCTCCCGGAATGATGGCAAAAGGCATTAAAATGATGTTCAATAGTAGCAGCCCTTTCTATATTAAACCCCGTTTGGATCTTGATTTCCTAAAATGGACCTTGAATTTTAATGCTTCCTCCACCAAAAAAAATGTAGAAAAAGCGATCCCTTTAATCAAGGACATTAATCTTTTAAGCAGGGATTTATATACGGAGATATACAATTCTGGGGATTTAGGCGAGTTCCATCTAGAGAAAAAAGGGTTGTTAATGCTCTATAAAACAGCAAAAGAAGGAAAGCACGAAGCAGAAGTAGCCAAAAGGGCCGAAGATGAAGGACTGGAGGTTAAAACGCTGACCCTAAAAGAACTTACCACACTTCAACCCAATTTAAGCCGTGAAATATTAGGGGCAATACATTATGAATGTGATGCCCATACCACCCCAACAGAGCTGATGCCCAAATTAGTGGACTATCTAAAACGCATGGGGGTAGTGTTCAAAACCAAAGAGGAAGTTTTGGACTTTTCTTTTCATAACAGAAAAATTTCATCCGTAACAACCAATAAGGAAACCTATATGGCCGATGAATTTGTTTTGGCCTCAGGTTCCTGGAGCGAAGGAATTGCCAAAAAACTAAAATTAAAACTAAGGGTTCAACCTGGAAAGGGATATCGGATCAATGTACATCGCAAAACAGGAATCCTCCTTCCTGCAATACTTATGGAGGCCAAAGTGGCGGTTACCCCCATGCAGGGATTTACAAGATTCGCTGGAACCATGGAATTTTCAGGTATCAACCATGACATCAAAGCCGAAAGGGTGCATGCCATAGCCAATGCCGCAACATCCTATTACGATGGGCTGGAGATCACTGAAACCGAAAGAAGTGAAGCTCTGTGTGGCCTAAGACCTGTCTCTCCTGATGGCCTCCCATATATAGGGCGTTCTTCAGGATATGATAATTTGACCATCGCCACGGGACACGCCATGATGGGATGGAGCCTGGGCCCAGCTACCGGAAAATTGGTTGCCGAAATAATATCTGATCAAAAATTATCGATGGATATTGAAGGATTCCATCCGGATCGCCGCTTTTAG
- a CDS encoding response regulator produces MKLNTVCIIDDDPIFVYGTKVLLNYNSSFCSNIIVYENGKEALDDLRFMLKTNKEMPEVIFLDLNMPFINGWEFLDELKKMDLKKKIRVYVVSSSLDKMDEEKARKYDMVVDFINKPFTVNKLQQLLVATEGEST; encoded by the coding sequence ATGAAACTTAATACGGTTTGTATTATCGACGATGACCCGATATTCGTTTATGGTACCAAAGTGTTGCTCAATTATAACAGTAGTTTTTGTTCAAACATTATTGTGTATGAAAATGGCAAGGAAGCACTGGATGATTTAAGGTTTATGCTAAAAACCAATAAGGAAATGCCTGAAGTCATTTTTTTGGACTTAAACATGCCATTTATTAACGGCTGGGAATTCTTGGATGAATTAAAAAAGATGGATCTCAAAAAAAAAATTAGGGTATATGTTGTTAGTTCCTCTTTAGACAAGATGGATGAAGAAAAAGCAAGAAAATATGACATGGTCGTCGATTTTATCAATAAACCTTTTACGGTAAACAAGCTGCAACAATTATTGGTGGCAACCGAAGGGGAATCAACTTAA
- a CDS encoding shikimate kinase, producing MKIVLVGYMGSGKTTVGKELSKYLGFRFLDLDAYIEEKTGMKIAAIFKEKGELFFRKLEHQYLSEVLEKNSEIILSTGGGTPCYSGNMEVISRLTENVFYLRVSIPELVKRLSKEKEHRPLIAHIEEADLPEFFGKHLFERSPFYSLAAHTIASDGAPQDIALKIKSLLR from the coding sequence ATGAAAATAGTTTTGGTGGGTTATATGGGGAGTGGTAAGACCACTGTTGGTAAGGAGTTGTCCAAATATTTGGGTTTCAGGTTTTTAGACTTGGATGCTTACATTGAAGAAAAGACCGGAATGAAAATAGCTGCTATTTTTAAGGAAAAAGGAGAGCTTTTTTTTAGAAAATTAGAGCACCAATATTTATCGGAGGTCCTGGAAAAAAATTCTGAAATTATTCTTTCCACCGGGGGAGGTACACCATGCTATAGCGGTAACATGGAGGTCATTTCCAGACTTACCGAAAATGTATTTTATCTTAGGGTGTCCATTCCGGAGTTGGTAAAACGTCTTTCCAAAGAAAAGGAGCACAGACCCTTGATTGCCCATATAGAGGAAGCGGATTTGCCAGAGTTTTTTGGAAAACACTTGTTTGAACGATCCCCTTTCTATTCCTTGGCTGCCCATACCATAGCTAGTGATGGTGCACCACAGGACATCGCCCTGAAAATAAAATCGCTCTTACGCTAA
- a CDS encoding phosphoribosyltransferase domain-containing protein yields the protein MQNQILSHIQIQHKIKRISYQIYEANVEESEIVIAGIEGGGLLFAKKIRRVLQKITDADIILCKVSMDKKNPVASGVQTSIPEEEYANKSVVLVDDVLNSGTTLIYGVHHFLRVPLKQLKTAVLVNRNHKKYPVKADYKGISLSTSLQEHIKVEFKAKNDSVSLA from the coding sequence ATGCAGAACCAAATACTTTCACACATACAGATACAACATAAAATAAAACGGATTTCTTACCAGATCTATGAGGCCAATGTTGAGGAATCGGAAATTGTAATAGCCGGGATCGAAGGTGGGGGTTTGTTGTTCGCAAAAAAAATTAGAAGGGTGCTCCAAAAAATAACGGATGCCGACATCATCTTATGTAAGGTATCCATGGACAAAAAAAATCCGGTAGCGAGTGGGGTACAGACCTCCATCCCAGAGGAGGAGTACGCCAATAAATCAGTCGTGTTGGTAGATGATGTCCTTAATTCGGGAACTACATTGATATATGGGGTCCACCATTTTCTTAGAGTCCCTTTAAAACAATTAAAAACTGCTGTATTGGTAAACAGAAACCATAAAAAATATCCCGTGAAAGCGGATTACAAGGGTATCTCCCTTTCCACTTCCTTACAAGAACATATAAAAGTAGAGTTCAAGGCCAAGAACGACTCAGTTTCCTTAGCGTAA
- a CDS encoding methyltransferase domain-containing protein: MKLTKDFWEDKYKNGDLKWDIGYVSTPLKEYIDQLEHKEMKILIPGAGNGYEVTYLHQLGFTNVYVADLAEQPLKRIETACSDFPKDRLIQVDFFDLEQNGFDLILEQTFFCALPPIRRIDYVQKMATLLKPSGKIVGLFFDFPLTEEGPPFGGSKTEYENLFKPSFQIKVLERAYNSIQPRKDKELFFIFEK; this comes from the coding sequence ATGAAACTGACTAAGGATTTTTGGGAGGACAAATATAAAAATGGGGATTTAAAATGGGATATTGGCTATGTCTCCACTCCTCTAAAGGAATATATTGACCAACTAGAACACAAAGAGATGAAAATTCTGATCCCCGGAGCGGGTAACGGTTATGAAGTGACCTACTTACACCAATTGGGCTTTACGAATGTTTATGTGGCAGATCTGGCCGAACAACCTTTAAAGCGAATTGAAACTGCATGCTCTGACTTCCCTAAAGATCGATTAATACAAGTAGATTTCTTTGATCTTGAACAAAATGGTTTTGACCTGATCCTGGAACAGACCTTTTTCTGTGCCCTGCCCCCAATACGCCGCATAGATTATGTTCAAAAAATGGCAACGTTATTAAAACCTAGCGGAAAGATTGTGGGCTTGTTCTTTGATTTCCCTCTGACTGAAGAAGGACCGCCATTTGGAGGCAGTAAAACAGAATACGAAAATCTTTTCAAACCCTCTTTTCAAATAAAAGTACTGGAGAGGGCCTATAATTCAATTCAACCTCGAAAAGATAAAGAACTGTTCTTTATCTTTGAAAAGTAA